A single window of Leclercia adecarboxylata DNA harbors:
- the cysS gene encoding cysteine--tRNA ligase yields the protein MLKIFNTLTRQKEEFKPIHAGEVGMYVCGITVYDLCHIGHGRTFVAFDVVSRYLRFLGYNLKYVRNITDIDDKIIKRANENGENFVALVDRMIAEMHKDFDALNILRPDLEPRATHHIPEIIEITEQLIAKGHAYVADNGDVMFDVPTDPHYGQLSRQDLDQLQAGARVDVVDVKRNPMDFVLWKMSKEGEPSWPSPWGAGRPGWHIECSAMNCKQLGNHFDIHGGGSDLMFPHHENEIAQSTCAHDGEYVNYWMHSGMVMIDREKMSKSLGNFFTVRDVLKYYDAETIRYFLMSGHYRSQLNYSEENLKQARSALERLYTALRGTDTSVAAAGGEAFEARFVEAMNDDFNTPEAYSALFDMAREVNRLKGEDAHAANALASHMRKLAGVLGLLEQEPEVFLQSGAQADDGEVAEIEALIKARLEARQAKDWAAADAARNRLTEMGIILEDGPQGTTWRRK from the coding sequence ATGTTAAAAATCTTCAACACACTGACGCGCCAAAAAGAGGAATTCAAACCTATTCATGCCGGGGAAGTCGGCATGTACGTGTGTGGTATTACCGTTTACGATCTCTGTCATATCGGCCATGGCCGTACCTTTGTCGCTTTTGACGTGGTGTCACGCTATTTGCGTTTCCTCGGGTACAACCTTAAGTATGTACGCAATATCACCGATATCGACGACAAAATTATCAAGCGTGCTAACGAGAACGGCGAAAACTTCGTCGCCTTAGTCGATCGCATGATCGCCGAAATGCACAAGGATTTTGATGCGCTGAATATCCTGCGCCCGGATCTGGAGCCGCGCGCCACGCACCATATCCCGGAGATCATTGAGATCACCGAACAGCTGATCGCCAAAGGTCACGCCTACGTGGCGGACAACGGTGACGTGATGTTCGACGTGCCGACCGATCCGCATTACGGTCAGCTCTCCCGTCAGGATCTGGATCAGCTCCAGGCCGGTGCCCGCGTTGACGTGGTTGACGTGAAGCGCAACCCGATGGACTTCGTGCTGTGGAAGATGTCCAAAGAGGGTGAGCCGAGCTGGCCATCGCCGTGGGGCGCAGGCCGTCCGGGCTGGCACATCGAATGTTCGGCCATGAACTGCAAACAGCTGGGTAACCATTTCGATATTCACGGCGGCGGTTCAGATTTGATGTTCCCGCACCATGAAAACGAAATTGCCCAGTCAACCTGCGCTCATGATGGCGAGTACGTGAACTACTGGATGCACTCCGGGATGGTGATGATTGACCGCGAGAAGATGTCCAAATCGCTGGGCAACTTCTTCACCGTGCGCGACGTGCTGAAGTACTACGATGCTGAAACCATCCGCTACTTCCTGATGTCCGGCCACTATCGCAGCCAGCTGAACTACAGCGAAGAGAACCTCAAGCAGGCGCGTTCTGCGCTGGAGCGTCTGTACACCGCGCTGCGCGGAACCGACACCTCAGTCGCAGCAGCCGGTGGCGAGGCGTTCGAAGCCCGTTTTGTCGAAGCAATGAACGACGACTTCAACACCCCGGAAGCCTACTCGGCGCTGTTTGATATGGCTCGTGAAGTGAACCGCCTGAAAGGTGAAGATGCGCATGCCGCTAACGCGCTGGCCTCCCATATGCGCAAGCTGGCGGGCGTGCTGGGTCTGCTGGAGCAGGAGCCAGAAGTCTTCCTGCAGAGCGGTGCGCAGGCGGATGACGGTGAAGTAGCGGAGATTGAAGCGCTGATTAAAGCCCGTCTGGAAGCCCGTCAGGCGAAAGACTGGGCCGCAGCCGATGCCGCGCGTAACCGTCTCACCGAGATGGGGATCATTCTGGAAGATGGTCCGCAGGGCACCACCTGGCGCCGTAAGTAA
- a CDS encoding metal-dependent hydrolase: MPTIITHAAVPICLGLGLGTRVIPPRLLFAGIVLAMLPDADVLSFKFGVAYGNIFGHRGFTHSLLFAFVVPLLCVLIGRRWFRAGLVRCWLFLTVSLLSHSLLDSVTTGGKGVGWLWPWSDERFFAPWQVIKVAPFALSRYMTPYGHQVILSELLWVWLPGMVLMGLLWWKRR; the protein is encoded by the coding sequence ATGCCAACCATCATTACCCATGCCGCTGTGCCGATTTGCCTCGGCTTAGGGCTGGGCACCCGGGTTATTCCCCCTCGCCTGCTGTTCGCCGGGATTGTCCTCGCCATGTTGCCGGATGCCGACGTGCTGTCGTTTAAGTTCGGCGTCGCCTACGGCAATATTTTTGGTCACCGCGGCTTTACCCACTCCCTGCTGTTCGCCTTTGTGGTGCCGTTACTTTGTGTGTTGATTGGACGACGATGGTTCAGGGCCGGGCTGGTGCGCTGCTGGCTGTTTTTAACGGTGTCGCTGCTGTCGCACAGCCTGCTGGATTCGGTGACGACGGGCGGGAAAGGGGTCGGCTGGCTGTGGCCCTGGTCGGATGAACGCTTCTTTGCGCCCTGGCAGGTGATCAAGGTCGCGCCCTTTGCGCTGTCGCGCTACATGACGCCCTACGGGCATCAGGTGATTCTTTCGGAACTGCTGTGGGTATGGCTGCCGGGGATGGTGCTGATGGGATTGTTGTGGTGGAAACGGCGGTAA
- the malI gene encoding Mal regulon transcriptional regulator MalI translates to MKKVSIIDVAREAGVSVSTVSLVLRQKGKISEATIEKVHAAITALGYVHNVAAANLRANTSNLIGLILRDFSDSFSIKVMASIVQELEKQGFMVFLGQPLNDGEHLERCLLSFKQQGVAGVIYLASDTRHAALPALIRQCPLPLVAVSQSLLDETCNLVMRDNRQAAHLATRYLIERGHRNIAYIGGTEGDRIREQRLLGFRSAMTQNGLVFREESAPACRDDTQAASFATRQLLEKNNTITALLCHSPDAMLGSISGIHHVGRTVGKDVFLTQQVALVGFEDMLHVNLTSPSFTYVSSASEETGRQAAGLMIRKLKEPELQTQRITLSGQLIARESA, encoded by the coding sequence GTGAAGAAGGTCAGCATCATTGATGTCGCCAGAGAGGCAGGGGTTTCGGTCTCCACCGTCTCGCTGGTCCTGCGTCAGAAAGGAAAGATCTCCGAGGCGACGATTGAAAAAGTCCACGCCGCCATCACCGCCCTGGGCTATGTGCATAACGTGGCCGCCGCCAACCTCCGCGCCAACACCTCCAATCTGATCGGGCTGATCCTGCGGGATTTCAGCGACAGCTTTTCCATCAAGGTGATGGCGAGCATCGTCCAGGAGCTGGAGAAGCAGGGCTTTATGGTGTTTCTCGGCCAACCGCTGAACGACGGCGAACACCTGGAGCGCTGCCTGCTCTCCTTTAAGCAGCAGGGCGTCGCCGGGGTGATCTATCTGGCATCAGACACTCGCCATGCCGCCCTTCCGGCGTTGATCCGCCAGTGCCCGCTGCCGCTGGTTGCGGTGTCGCAGTCGCTGCTGGATGAGACCTGCAATCTGGTGATGCGCGATAACCGCCAGGCGGCGCATCTGGCGACCCGCTATCTGATTGAGCGCGGCCATCGCAATATCGCCTATATCGGCGGCACGGAAGGGGATCGGATCCGCGAGCAGCGCCTGCTGGGTTTTCGCAGCGCGATGACGCAAAACGGGCTGGTGTTCCGCGAGGAATCCGCTCCGGCCTGCCGCGACGATACCCAGGCGGCGAGTTTCGCCACCCGTCAGCTACTGGAGAAAAACAACACCATTACCGCCCTGCTCTGCCACTCTCCGGATGCGATGCTCGGTTCCATCTCCGGCATTCATCATGTGGGCCGCACGGTGGGCAAAGATGTGTTTCTGACCCAGCAGGTGGCGCTGGTGGGGTTTGAGGATATGCTGCACGTTAATCTTACCTCCCCGTCCTTTACCTATGTCTCTTCCGCCAGTGAAGAGACGGGCCGTCAGGCGGCGGGGCTGATGATCCGCAAGCTGAAAGAGCCTGAGCTGCAAACCCAGCGCATTACCCTGTCGGGGCAACTGATCGCCCGGGAATCGGCGTAA
- a CDS encoding PTS transporter subunit EIIC: MSLISGFVKSLSKLSMIGRALMLPISLLPAAGLLLAFGDKFHLPLMMNAGGVIFDNLPMLFAIGSAVGLASESGIAALSAAVAVFVTNITIGTVLGITPEMASQGGKYAMVVGIPTLQMGVFGGLLCGILAAWCYNRFHTMQLPEFLGFFSGKRFVAIATAFLSFVMGLLLPYIWQHIQAGIDALSVVVNGDNQAASTFIFGLVERALIPLGLHHIWYPSFWYSFGDYTTQAGQVIHGDQTIWFKMLEEGTKSFSSDTYQNAGKFMQGEFPLMLFALPAACLAMYHEAHTKNKKIAAGILFSAALTCFLTGITEPVEFTFIFVAPILYVFNAIMAGLAYMTMYLMHAHIAKSFSAGFIDYLSFGILPSFNGYQTNFLNAIIIGIPMALIYYFTFRFVIRRFDVKTPGRTEVTANADDKTDTEIATEIIGLLGGAQNIDSVGSCITRLRLEVAKSEMVDKDGLNGLGARGVVFVGDSGIQVIFGARAQFIAQTMSTMIGK, from the coding sequence ATGAGTCTGATATCAGGGTTTGTTAAATCGCTGTCGAAATTATCGATGATTGGTCGCGCCTTAATGCTGCCAATCTCACTGCTTCCTGCTGCGGGCCTGCTGTTGGCCTTCGGGGATAAGTTCCACCTGCCGCTGATGATGAACGCGGGCGGCGTCATTTTTGATAACCTGCCGATGCTTTTCGCTATCGGTTCGGCCGTCGGCCTGGCATCAGAATCCGGTATCGCGGCGCTGTCGGCGGCGGTGGCGGTGTTTGTCACCAACATTACCATCGGCACCGTGCTCGGCATTACGCCGGAGATGGCCTCTCAGGGTGGGAAATACGCCATGGTGGTGGGCATCCCGACGCTGCAGATGGGCGTCTTTGGCGGCCTGCTGTGCGGTATTCTCGCCGCCTGGTGTTACAACCGCTTCCATACCATGCAGCTGCCGGAATTCCTCGGCTTCTTCTCCGGGAAGCGTTTTGTCGCCATTGCAACGGCGTTCCTGTCGTTCGTGATGGGCCTGCTGCTGCCCTATATCTGGCAACATATTCAGGCCGGTATCGATGCGCTGTCAGTGGTGGTCAACGGTGATAACCAGGCGGCATCGACCTTTATCTTTGGTCTGGTGGAACGTGCGCTGATCCCGCTGGGTCTGCACCACATCTGGTATCCGTCGTTCTGGTACTCGTTCGGGGATTACACCACCCAGGCGGGCCAGGTGATCCACGGCGACCAGACCATCTGGTTCAAAATGCTGGAAGAAGGCACCAAATCCTTCAGCAGCGACACCTACCAGAACGCCGGTAAGTTCATGCAGGGCGAGTTCCCGCTGATGCTGTTCGCGCTGCCTGCGGCCTGTCTGGCGATGTACCACGAAGCCCACACCAAAAACAAAAAGATCGCTGCCGGTATCCTGTTCTCTGCGGCACTGACCTGCTTCCTGACGGGGATCACCGAGCCGGTAGAGTTCACCTTTATCTTCGTGGCGCCGATCCTCTACGTCTTTAACGCCATCATGGCAGGCCTGGCGTATATGACCATGTACCTGATGCATGCGCATATCGCCAAGTCCTTCTCGGCGGGCTTTATCGACTACCTGTCGTTCGGGATCCTGCCGTCGTTTAACGGCTACCAGACCAACTTCCTCAACGCCATTATCATCGGTATCCCGATGGCGCTGATTTACTACTTCACCTTCCGCTTCGTGATCCGTCGCTTCGACGTGAAAACACCGGGCCGCACCGAAGTGACGGCCAACGCGGATGATAAAACCGACACCGAAATCGCTACCGAAATCATCGGCCTGCTGGGCGGCGCGCAGAACATCGACTCCGTCGGCTCCTGCATCACCCGCCTGCGTCTGGAAGTGGCGAAGAGCGAGATGGTGGATAAAGATGGTCTGAACGGCCTCGGCGCACGCGGCGTGGTCTTCGTCGGTGACTCCGGCATTCAGGTTATCTTTGGCGCCCGGGCACAGTTTATCGCCCAGACGATGTCCACGATGATCGGTAAATAA
- the ybcJ gene encoding ribosome-associated protein YbcJ: MATFSLGKHPHVELCDLLKLEGWSESGAQAKIVIADGLVNVDGVVETRKRCKIVAGQTVSFEGQSVTVTA, from the coding sequence ATGGCGACTTTTTCATTAGGTAAACACCCGCACGTTGAGCTGTGCGATCTGCTGAAGCTGGAAGGCTGGAGCGAGAGCGGCGCCCAGGCCAAGATCGTTATTGCTGACGGTCTGGTGAATGTCGACGGCGTGGTGGAAACCCGCAAGCGCTGCAAGATTGTCGCGGGTCAGACCGTGAGTTTTGAAGGGCAGAGCGTGACCGTGACGGCCTGA
- the folD gene encoding bifunctional methylenetetrahydrofolate dehydrogenase/methenyltetrahydrofolate cyclohydrolase FolD: MAAKIIDGKTIAQQVRSEVAEKVAARRAAGKRAPGLAVVLVGSNPASQIYVGSKRKACEEVGFLSRSYDLPETTSEAELLELIDTLNADKEIDGILVQLPLPAGIDNVKVLERIAPDKDVDGFHPYNVGRLCQRAPRLRPCTPRGIVTLLERYNIDTYGLNAVVIGASNIVGRPMSMELLLAGCTTTVTHRFTKNLRQHVENADLLIVAVGKPGFIPGEWIKEGAIVVDVGINRLESGKVVGDVVYEDAAARASYITPVPGGVGPMTVATLIENTLQACVEYHDVEEA; the protein is encoded by the coding sequence ATGGCAGCAAAGATTATTGACGGTAAAACGATTGCGCAGCAGGTGCGCTCTGAGGTCGCGGAAAAAGTGGCAGCACGTCGGGCCGCAGGAAAACGCGCTCCCGGGCTGGCTGTTGTGCTGGTCGGCAGTAACCCGGCTTCACAAATTTATGTCGGCAGCAAACGCAAAGCATGCGAAGAGGTGGGCTTTCTCTCTCGCTCTTATGATCTGCCGGAAACCACCTCCGAAGCAGAGCTGCTTGAGCTGATTGATACCCTGAACGCCGATAAAGAGATTGACGGCATCCTGGTCCAGCTGCCGCTGCCTGCGGGCATTGACAACGTAAAAGTGCTGGAACGTATCGCGCCAGACAAAGACGTGGACGGTTTCCATCCGTACAACGTCGGCCGTCTGTGCCAGCGTGCGCCGCGTCTGCGTCCGTGCACGCCGCGCGGCATCGTCACGCTGCTGGAGCGTTATAACATCGACACCTACGGCCTGAACGCCGTGGTGATTGGCGCGTCCAACATCGTTGGCCGTCCGATGAGCATGGAGCTGCTGCTGGCCGGCTGCACCACCACCGTCACCCACCGCTTTACCAAAAACCTGCGCCAGCACGTCGAAAATGCCGACCTGCTGATCGTGGCCGTGGGCAAGCCGGGCTTTATTCCGGGCGAGTGGATCAAGGAAGGCGCGATTGTGGTGGACGTGGGGATCAACCGTCTGGAGAGCGGCAAAGTGGTGGGCGATGTGGTTTACGAAGATGCCGCCGCGCGCGCCTCTTACATCACCCCGGTTCCGGGCGGCGTGGGTCCAATGACCGTCGCAACCCTGATTGAAAACACCCTGCAGGCATGCGTTGAGTATCACGACGTAGAGGAAGCGTAA
- a CDS encoding EAL domain-containing protein: MINIHKLRASLNARLTRYFSGQFSASASALRTAIAHRQIVPFYQPFMNASTGQIAGIEVLARWRHPLYGAVAPDAFIPLAEKHDLIVPLTHQLMQQVIADLQDQIHRFPVGTYICINISAQNCLDPGFEYDTRDMLSKFNANQSHVVVEITERHPLHFTPQLSNWFAALRQANISLALDDFGTGYSNLSYISALNPEFIKIDKLFVSQIGGNGDTRLVDSVIDLAKNMRLKIIAEGVETKVQADYLRRKQIDFLQGYYFFKPLPASELIHQIIARDRVLAS; encoded by the coding sequence ATGATTAACATTCACAAACTGCGGGCCAGCCTGAATGCCAGGTTAACCCGCTATTTTTCGGGGCAGTTTAGCGCCTCAGCCAGCGCGCTACGCACGGCGATTGCACACCGGCAGATTGTGCCCTTTTACCAGCCCTTTATGAACGCCAGCACCGGTCAAATTGCCGGGATCGAAGTGCTGGCCCGCTGGCGCCATCCGCTGTACGGGGCTGTGGCACCCGATGCGTTTATTCCGCTGGCGGAAAAGCACGATCTGATCGTTCCCCTGACCCACCAGCTGATGCAGCAGGTGATTGCCGATCTGCAGGATCAGATCCACCGCTTCCCGGTCGGGACCTATATCTGTATTAACATCAGCGCGCAAAACTGTCTCGATCCTGGTTTTGAATATGATACCCGCGACATGCTGAGTAAATTCAATGCCAATCAGAGCCACGTGGTGGTGGAGATCACCGAGCGGCATCCGCTGCATTTCACGCCGCAGCTGAGTAACTGGTTTGCCGCATTGCGCCAGGCCAATATTTCGCTGGCGCTGGATGACTTTGGCACCGGCTATTCAAATCTGTCCTATATCTCAGCCCTCAATCCTGAATTTATTAAGATTGATAAGCTGTTTGTCAGCCAGATTGGTGGGAATGGCGATACGCGGCTGGTAGACAGCGTGATCGACCTGGCGAAAAACATGCGCCTGAAGATCATTGCCGAAGGGGTGGAGACCAAAGTGCAGGCCGACTATTTACGCCGAAAGCAGATCGATTTTTTACAGGGATACTATTTCTTCAAGCCGCTACCGGCCAGTGAGCTTATCCATCAGATCATTGCCCGCGATCGCGTGCTCGCCAGCTGA
- a CDS encoding methyl-accepting chemotaxis protein, whose translation MSIVNRFLNLKVSRKLFFGFAVVLLVTLAILSSGLLGLNNIKDKVDKNGLTTNLFNALSAVRLGRTNFQYTLDQTYLDQVNAATTQMQDTIAQLETYSWSPEGKTVLDNTTAAVNSYIITLVSFTKALSEKKQSEQKVSSQVLCDNAEIVSRLSREPSMSPETALLAGQVAFAMSDIDSQMTLYKQHPTSDMEKQIQSRLEVGKTDVGQLLQLMPEAQKSLLQASLENIQNIGPELEHYRAVWNEQATLSDTLTGKAEVLTKAIQTLFDIQQKKVANTVDGVEYQMAIVAAIGIVLAVLLAMAITRSITRPLSETLRVAEQIAKGDLTATLSSNRRDEPGMLMNAVATMNENLKNIIHDVRNGVDSVARSASEIAAGNMDLSSRTEQQSAAVVETAASMEQLTSTVALNAENANHARALAQEASVNATEGSQISQKVIDTMKNVRQSSHRISEITTVINSIAFQTNILALNAAVEAARAGDQGKGFAVVAAEVRTLAQRSAQSAKEIENLIGESVVYVDNGFNLVEGAGEAMSRIESSVAQVRDIMSEIAAATDEQSRGIAQIAQAMAEMDTTTQQNAALVEESSAAASSLEDQAVQLEKVVAIFKVSQSQSGVAARAVTPASGKKAPAQPSGDWVQF comes from the coding sequence ATGAGCATAGTTAATCGCTTTCTAAATTTAAAAGTCAGCCGAAAATTATTTTTCGGCTTTGCAGTCGTCCTGCTGGTGACGCTGGCGATCCTGTCATCGGGCTTGTTGGGGCTTAACAATATCAAGGATAAAGTGGATAAAAACGGCTTAACCACGAACCTGTTCAATGCCCTGTCTGCCGTGCGTCTGGGCCGAACCAATTTCCAGTACACGCTCGATCAAACGTATCTGGATCAGGTAAATGCCGCCACCACGCAGATGCAGGACACTATTGCCCAGCTGGAGACCTATAGCTGGTCGCCGGAAGGCAAAACGGTTCTGGACAATACTACCGCAGCCGTGAACAGCTACATCATTACCCTGGTCTCCTTTACCAAAGCCCTGTCTGAAAAGAAACAGAGTGAACAAAAGGTCTCTTCGCAGGTGCTGTGCGACAACGCCGAAATCGTGTCCAGATTGAGCCGGGAGCCGTCTATGTCGCCTGAAACTGCGCTCCTGGCCGGGCAGGTGGCCTTTGCGATGAGCGATATCGACTCGCAGATGACGCTGTATAAACAGCACCCGACCTCAGACATGGAGAAACAGATCCAGTCCCGGCTGGAGGTCGGCAAAACCGATGTCGGCCAGCTACTTCAGTTAATGCCTGAGGCTCAAAAATCGCTGTTACAGGCAAGCCTTGAGAACATTCAGAACATCGGCCCTGAGCTGGAACATTACCGAGCCGTCTGGAATGAGCAGGCTACCCTGTCCGATACCTTAACCGGCAAAGCGGAGGTCCTGACGAAGGCCATCCAGACGCTGTTTGACATACAGCAGAAAAAAGTCGCGAATACCGTCGACGGCGTTGAGTACCAGATGGCGATCGTCGCTGCGATCGGTATCGTGCTGGCCGTGCTGCTGGCAATGGCGATCACCCGCTCCATTACACGTCCTCTCAGCGAGACCCTGCGCGTGGCCGAACAGATTGCCAAAGGCGATCTCACCGCGACCCTCAGCAGCAATCGCCGCGACGAGCCGGGTATGTTGATGAACGCCGTGGCTACCATGAATGAGAACCTGAAAAACATCATTCATGACGTGCGTAACGGTGTGGATAGCGTGGCGCGATCGGCCTCCGAAATTGCCGCCGGCAATATGGATCTGTCGTCGCGTACCGAGCAGCAGTCTGCCGCGGTGGTCGAAACGGCGGCCAGTATGGAACAGCTCACCTCCACCGTGGCGCTGAACGCTGAGAATGCCAACCATGCCCGCGCCCTCGCTCAGGAAGCCTCGGTGAATGCCACCGAAGGCAGCCAGATTTCGCAGAAAGTGATCGACACCATGAAGAACGTGCGTCAAAGCTCGCACCGTATTTCGGAGATCACCACCGTCATCAACAGCATCGCCTTCCAGACCAACATTCTGGCGCTGAACGCCGCGGTGGAAGCTGCCCGTGCAGGGGACCAGGGCAAAGGCTTTGCGGTCGTCGCCGCCGAGGTACGTACCCTGGCCCAGCGCAGCGCCCAGTCAGCGAAGGAGATTGAAAACCTGATCGGGGAATCGGTGGTGTATGTCGATAACGGCTTTAACCTGGTGGAGGGGGCCGGGGAAGCGATGTCCCGCATCGAAAGCTCTGTCGCCCAGGTTCGCGACATCATGAGCGAGATCGCCGCTGCGACCGATGAGCAAAGCCGCGGCATTGCGCAAATCGCGCAGGCGATGGCCGAGATGGACACCACCACCCAGCAGAACGCCGCCCTGGTGGAAGAGTCCTCTGCCGCTGCCAGTTCGCTGGAGGATCAGGCCGTCCAGCTGGAGAAAGTAGTGGCGATATTCAAAGTGTCGCAGTCACAGAGTGGCGTCGCCGCGCGGGCCGTCACGCCAGCCTCGGGCAAAAAAGCCCCGGCGCAACCCTCGGGCGACTGGGTGCAGTTCTGA
- a CDS encoding transcriptional regulator: protein MGYRLYGFMIGDEIHFDISNRRLYRLTGSHTDKSIVFASIYFNETMLRLFLYLLEHGRRTAISKEELFDKIWEENNLCPSTQRLWQVLNNLNKKLGLLGLPADFIRNIKGRGYMINYQDVIPVYYRMSELPPQPDNKREKPDSLSE, encoded by the coding sequence ATGGGCTATCGACTCTATGGATTTATGATCGGTGATGAGATTCACTTCGATATTTCAAATCGCAGGCTGTATCGGCTTACCGGTAGCCACACCGATAAAAGTATAGTATTTGCATCAATCTATTTTAATGAAACTATGCTCAGGCTTTTTCTCTATCTGCTGGAGCATGGACGGCGCACCGCGATCAGTAAAGAAGAGCTGTTCGACAAAATTTGGGAGGAGAATAACCTGTGTCCTTCCACGCAGCGACTGTGGCAAGTTCTGAACAACCTGAATAAAAAGCTGGGTCTGCTGGGACTTCCCGCAGATTTTATCCGCAACATTAAGGGGCGTGGCTACATGATTAATTATCAGGATGTGATACCGGTATATTACAGGATGAGTGAACTCCCGCCTCAGCCTGATAATAAAAGGGAGAAACCAGATAGTCTGAGTGAGTGA